Sequence from the Paenibacillus tundrae genome:
ATTTGGATCGCAAAAATGGTGGTGTATATGTACTGCCTCCACATGAACGCGAGGATGGAAGCAACTGGTATCGTGGTACAGCAGACGCCATCTATCGTAATCTCAACTTTATCGAACAATTTGACCCTGAGCATGTACTCGTTCTATCAGGGGACCATATTTATAAAATGAATTATGAGAAAATGCTTCAGTATCATAAGGAAAAGGACGCAGATTGCACGATTTCAGTCATTGATGTACCACTGGAAGAGGCAAGTCGGTTCGGGATACTGAACACTCATGATGACTACCGTATCTACGAATTCGAAGAAAAACCTTCTCAGCCTAAGAGTACACTCGCATCTATGGGCATATATCTCTTCAAGTGGGATGTACTGAAACGTTTCCTGATCCAGGACGAACAACAGGCATCCACCTCTTATGATTTTGGCAAAGACATCATCCCCTTATTGCTTGAACATGAAAAATCACTTTATGCATATCCATTTGAAGGCTATTGGAAAGACGTTGGTACGATTCGTAGTCTGTGGGAATCCAATATGGATCTGCTGGACGACGAGGCACCTTTTAATCTGAATGACCCAGACTGGCGTATCTATACACGCAATCCGAATCAGCCTGCACAGTATATTTCTCCAACCGCGAAGGTGCGCAATTGCATTATTAGTGAAGGCACGGTTGTCCACGGTGAGGTGAACCATTCGGTGTTATTTTATGGCGTCGAGGTTGGTCAGCACAGTGAAGTTATTGATGCTGTTGTGATGCCAAAAGTGAAGATTGGGCACAATGTGCGCATTCGTCGCGCTATTATATCGGAAGGACTCGTCATTCCTGACGGTGCACACATTGCCCCCTTACCCGGAGACGATAGTGATATTGTACTCATCGATCAAGAAGAACTGGAGCGTCAGCTCCGCGAGGGAATGACAAGCAAAGCCTAATCTGAGGGTAAAGGACGGTGCATGCGATGAAACCATTGATCGGAGTTATTAACCTTGACCATGAGCTTGAAGAATTGAAGGAATTGACGTACTTTCGCTGCGGAGCTGCGGTGCCCTATGCCGGACGTTACCGTCTAATTGATTTTGTATTGTCTAACATGATGAATGCGGGCATTGAAAGCATTGGTGTATTTGTAAGGCGTAAATATCGTTCACTCTTAGATCATTTGGGTGATGGGAAGCCATGGGATCTGGATCGTAAACATGGAGGTATGTTTATTTTGCCGCCGGATTGGAATGATCCAACGGATACCTCACAGGGCGATTTACAGCATTTTCACAATAACTTAGACTTCTTTCATCGGGGATCGGGAGAATATGTTGTTCATGCCGGTAGCCGTCATGTAACCAAGGCGGATCTGCAGGATGTCTACAGGTATCATAAAAGCACAGGGGCGGACGTTACGCTGGTCTGCAAAAAAGTAGATCAATTGTTGCCTGAGCATAATGCTTGTGTCAAAGTTGAACATGACGGGTACGGTAATGTGGTAGACATTCACCAAAGTGCCGATCACCCGAATATATATACAGAAATTTTTATCATGGAAAAACAACTGTTCTTGCGCCAAGTACAGCGCTGCATCGATCATGGCGAGAGTCATTTTTTCCGTGATGTGATCCAGAAAAATCCAGATGGTTTGAAGATTGCTGCCTATGCGTACGACGGATATCATGCCGTAATCAATTCAATCGAAAGTTATTATCGGAATAGTCTGGAACTGTTGAACAAAGGGCTGTATGAACAACTGTTCCAAGAAGAGCCTGTTCAAACGAAGATTAAATATGAGGCACCAGCTAAATATCTCGATACAGCCGAGGTGAAACATTCCTTACTCGCGAATGGGTGCATTGTTGGTGGAGAAGTCGAGGATAGTATTCTGTTTCGTGGAGTGCACGTAGCTAAAGGTGCCAAAATTAAGGGTTCCATTATTATGCAGAAGTGTTACATTGGTGAGGGAGCTGTACTGGAGAATGTTATCCTCGATAAAGATGTGAAGCTGACGGGTGGGCAGACGTTGATTGGTGACCCATCAAACCCGTATATTTTGGCAAAAAGCACTATTATCTAATCGGATCGCATAACCGATATCATCTATAAATACACCTATTTCAGTATAGATTTCCTTGATTTAATTAGGAGTAGATGAGATCAAAAGGGCAATTCGCCGCAATTCATCATTTAACTAGCTATAGCTACCATCATCCTCATTTGATGAGAGATGAAATTTCTATAAATATATAAAATAAAAATCCTGTAGGATGGATTCAGGTTCATGGATAGAAGTTATTTTGCAGAAGAGCTCAACAGTAAGTGAAGGGGACGAAATCAATTCTGAAGAAGCGAAGCGTTCGCCTTTGTCTCCAAATTTCAACCTATTAAATAGGTTAAACAAGAAATTTGGGAGACAACAGCGATCGAAAGAATGATTCGTCACCGTAACGCCAACATGCTCGAACCAAAATATGCAGGACATGAGCATTAACATTCTACAGGATTTCACCGGGAGGAACCTACTTTTGTTTGACAACAAAGAAACGTTCAAGAGCATATTTCAACGGAATCTGGTCAGCAAATTGGGCAAACCGCTTGAAGAAGCAACGCAGGAAGATGTCTATCACGTACTTGGAAGTATGATTCGCGAATATGCGGGGCAAGATTGGGCGACCTCGAATCAAGGATTTAAGCAGCGGCAGGATAAACAGGTCTATTACTTCTCGCTCGAATTCCTGATTGGACGTCTGCTCGGCAATAACCTACTCAATGTCAATGAATTGGAACTCGTCCGTGACAGCCTGGCTGATCTAGGTTTCTCGTTAGAGGAAGTGGAGGAACAGGAAGCGGACGCTGGACTCGGTAACGGTGGATTAGGACGGCTCGCAGCCTGTTTTCTGGATTCATTAGCCTCTCTCGGTTACGCAGGTCATGGCTGTGGTATTCGTTATAAATATGGTCTGTTTGAACAAAAAATTATTAACGGCAACCAGGTTGAGCTGCCAGACAATTGGCTGGAGAAGGGCAATGAGTGGGAAGTTCGCCGTCCAGACAAGAAAGTCGAAGTAAAGTTCTGGGGTCGCGTAGAAACGCACGAAGAGAATGGACGTTATCAGTTCGTAACGAAGGATGCCGAATCCGTCGTGGCCGTTCCCTACGATGTGCCGATCATCGGATATGGTCATCCTCACGTGAATACTTTGCGACTGTGGAGTGCTGAGCCGAAGCGCGAAAGTTCGCTGGATACGCCTTCGAACTATTACGGATACCTCGATTACAGTCGTTCGGTCGAGTCGATCTCAGAGTTCCTGTACCCTGACGATTCTCAGTATGAAGGTAAGCTGCTGCGTTTGAAGCAACAGTATTTCATGTGTTCGTCTGGGGTACAGAGTGCCTTGCGGACATTTAACAAACTAGGTCTGTCCTATGACCGGTTGCCAGATAAGGTTGCATTCCATATTAACGATACACATCCAACACTCGTCATTCCTGAGCTGATGCGCATCTTAATGGACGATCAAGGGTATGGATGGGATGAAGCATGGGACATTACGACCCGCACGGTCTCGTACACGAACCATACTACACTCAGTGAGGCACTTGAAAAATGGCCTGTATCCATGATTAGCAAGCTGTTGCCACGGATCTACATGATTATTGAAGAGATTAACAAGCGCTTCTGCAGCATGCTTCTGGATCGATATCCCGGAGATCAGGAACGTATAACGCATCTGGCCGTTATTGCGCATGATCAGGTTAGAATGGCACATCTCGCTATCGTGGGCAGCCACAGCGTCAATGGAGTAGCGGCGCTGCATACCGAAATTCTCAAAGAACGTGAGATGGCTCCGTTCTATGCACTTTATCCAGAGCGCTTCAATAACAAAACCAATGGAATAACCCATCGTCGCTGGTTAATGCATGCCAATCCTAGATTATCTCATCTCATTACGGAGACGATCGGGAATGCTTGGATAACCGAACCCGGTAAGTTAAATGAGCTGACAAACGTTGCGCAAGATGCATCGTTCCAAGAGCAATTCCGAGCCATTAAACGAGGCAATAAGGAACGACTTGCAGCTTATATTTTAGATCATACCGGAACACCGGTGAATCCCGATTCTATTTTTGATGTGCAGGTGAAACGATTGCATGGGTATAAGCGGCAATTGCTGAACATTCTGCATGTCATGCATTTATATAATAAACTCAAGAATGATCCGACTTTTGATATCGTGCCGCGGACATTCATCTTTGGCGCCAAGGCTGCACCAAGTTATTATTTTGCCAAAAAAATCATTAAGCTCATTAACAATGTAGCAAGCACAATCAATCAGGATAAGGC
This genomic interval carries:
- the glgD gene encoding glucose-1-phosphate adenylyltransferase subunit GlgD, whose translation is MKPLIGVINLDHELEELKELTYFRCGAAVPYAGRYRLIDFVLSNMMNAGIESIGVFVRRKYRSLLDHLGDGKPWDLDRKHGGMFILPPDWNDPTDTSQGDLQHFHNNLDFFHRGSGEYVVHAGSRHVTKADLQDVYRYHKSTGADVTLVCKKVDQLLPEHNACVKVEHDGYGNVVDIHQSADHPNIYTEIFIMEKQLFLRQVQRCIDHGESHFFRDVIQKNPDGLKIAAYAYDGYHAVINSIESYYRNSLELLNKGLYEQLFQEEPVQTKIKYEAPAKYLDTAEVKHSLLANGCIVGGEVEDSILFRGVHVAKGAKIKGSIIMQKCYIGEGAVLENVILDKDVKLTGGQTLIGDPSNPYILAKSTII
- a CDS encoding glucose-1-phosphate adenylyltransferase — translated: MAKKEVVAMLLAGGQGKRLKGLTKSLAKPAVYFGGTYRIIDFPLSNCSNSGIDTVGVLTQYEPLVLHSYIGIGSDWDLDRKNGGVYVLPPHEREDGSNWYRGTADAIYRNLNFIEQFDPEHVLVLSGDHIYKMNYEKMLQYHKEKDADCTISVIDVPLEEASRFGILNTHDDYRIYEFEEKPSQPKSTLASMGIYLFKWDVLKRFLIQDEQQASTSYDFGKDIIPLLLEHEKSLYAYPFEGYWKDVGTIRSLWESNMDLLDDEAPFNLNDPDWRIYTRNPNQPAQYISPTAKVRNCIISEGTVVHGEVNHSVLFYGVEVGQHSEVIDAVVMPKVKIGHNVRIRRAIISEGLVIPDGAHIAPLPGDDSDIVLIDQEELERQLREGMTSKA
- a CDS encoding glycogen/starch/alpha-glucan phosphorylase; its protein translation is MFDNKETFKSIFQRNLVSKLGKPLEEATQEDVYHVLGSMIREYAGQDWATSNQGFKQRQDKQVYYFSLEFLIGRLLGNNLLNVNELELVRDSLADLGFSLEEVEEQEADAGLGNGGLGRLAACFLDSLASLGYAGHGCGIRYKYGLFEQKIINGNQVELPDNWLEKGNEWEVRRPDKKVEVKFWGRVETHEENGRYQFVTKDAESVVAVPYDVPIIGYGHPHVNTLRLWSAEPKRESSLDTPSNYYGYLDYSRSVESISEFLYPDDSQYEGKLLRLKQQYFMCSSGVQSALRTFNKLGLSYDRLPDKVAFHINDTHPTLVIPELMRILMDDQGYGWDEAWDITTRTVSYTNHTTLSEALEKWPVSMISKLLPRIYMIIEEINKRFCSMLLDRYPGDQERITHLAVIAHDQVRMAHLAIVGSHSVNGVAALHTEILKEREMAPFYALYPERFNNKTNGITHRRWLMHANPRLSHLITETIGNAWITEPGKLNELTNVAQDASFQEQFRAIKRGNKERLAAYILDHTGTPVNPDSIFDVQVKRLHGYKRQLLNILHVMHLYNKLKNDPTFDIVPRTFIFGAKAAPSYYFAKKIIKLINNVASTINQDKAVNDRLKVFFLENYSVSLAEKIIPAADVSEQISTAGKEASGTGNMKFMMNGALTIGTMDGANVEMAEQVGEDNMFIFGLRADEVLNYVHSGSYRPGELVSQDNRIREVVEQLIHPGAFCHREGEFWDIYDSLVAHGDEYFVLRDFAAYAEAHAAIDVAYRDIPDWTRKAVLNTAQSGIFSSDRTISEYATDIWGIEPVSGYWKG